TTCCCAGTACTCCATCGTAGGCTCTGAGCGGAAGCACACGGAGATCAGTGTGGAAGGTGTGGCCTGGCTCTTGCCATTCCAATCCTCTCACCAGCTGATTGGACAGCAGTCTCTGGCCATTGGCGATGCGAACTGAAACAGGTGGTAGTTTCTTTGTCTGAACTTCCAGTCGCGCGAGAAAGGTTTCACTGATGAAACTGTGTGTACTCCCTGAATCCACCAAAAGAAGCATGATCTGATCGCCCACTTGTGCTCAGAGGCGAATCGTGGAGGGTGTTTCCTCGCCTGACAGAGCCTATTGCGAGAGCGAGCAGCATTCTGGCTCTTGATGTGCAGGTGCATCAAGCAATTGCAGAGCATGGACGGTGTCATCAGACAAGATCTCTTCGAAATCGCCAATCTCGGTCATCAGGACATGGCTTGTGCATTTGCACTGATGCTCCCTCGAGTATTTGTCCCCGCAGCGAAAACAGAGGTCGTTCGTTCTTCGGAACTCTCACAGCTGGCATTCCCGTGCATATTGATCGGCCCCTTGCCGTGGTGCGGCTGCAACGCGAGCTGGAACAGTGGCTGCTGGTGGTGCAGGTGGTGGTGGACGCCCTACTGGTGTGATGCGCGGATGCGGGGTGCGTTATTTCTCCAATTCTTCCTCCTGAATGCGGGCGAACACAATAGCGCGAGTGATGTTGGTTGGTGCTTGCAAACGAACTCCCAGGGGCAACTCGTCCTTGAGATCGATCAAGAACTAAGATATGAAGAATTTGGAGCTAGAGTTGGGTCCAAGGCCAGCGGATGGTACATTGTTGTCTTGAATTGCTGGCGATATTCCTTAACACTGCCAGTCTGACGTAACTGAACAAAGTGGTGCATCTGAACCTCAAACTCCTCTGGGCTGAATTCCTCCTGCACCGCAGCTCTGAATGCTTGCCACGAAACCCCTGGGTGTGTCTGTCGATAGGCCTGGAGCCACATCGTGGCCAGTCCATCCATGTACAGCGCCGCGGTGGTGACCCAGCTGTGTTGTGGCACCCGGTACAGCTCGAAGTAGGTGGTGCAGCGGTCCAGCTAGATGCGCGGGGCGTCGCCGTCAAACCGTGGGAAATCATGTTTGGGCGGCTTGATGTAGTGGTCGCCGTGGCGATCGAGCTCCGAGGACGATGATGACCGCGCGGTGAGAAGCGGTGGTCCGTGGTTGACGAGGCGAGCGAACGGAAGCTGGGCCGCGCCATCCATGTAGAAAGGCAGCGGCGGAGGACaaatcggtggtggtggtggcggtggtggagggcGCGCGAAGGAATCCACGGTGGCCGTGACGCCCGATGGAGATGCGCCTCCGGAGACAGTCGCCGCGGGGTCGACGGTCGGCGCAGCCTTGCGGGCCTCGTCCATGTCGGCTTGTGTGAGGTTGAtctgcttggagaggagcttgaTCTCGGCGGAGACCTGGTCGTTGTAGGCGATCTGCGCCTGGTGGCGCTCGTCGGCGATCTTCTGATTTAcgtcaaggcggtggatgacggactCGAGCAAGCTCTGCAACTTGTCTGTGGTCTCCGACATGGCGTCGAGCATGCGGCGGGTCTGCGCCGAGGGCTTGAATGGTGGTGTCGTGGTTTCGTGCTAGATCGGATCGAACCCCAGGCAGGATTTTgtgcgagctcgccggagcggcaCGCACCTGACCCGGTGGATGTTACTGATCGATCTCGAGCAACGGCGGTGGTAGGGAAAAAAATTGGGCTGTGAATACCAGATTGTCACACCCTGATGGTCGGATCtgagggagaaggaggagaggggatcaggaggagaggagagggacgaGGGTAGGTGAGAGGAAGCGTGAGAGAGGAGTGGACAGAAAGAAATGATTCATTTGATTCTCGATGCCCTCATCGTCCATACACGCGCGTACAAGTAAGCCGCTCGACAGctggcgcgcacacacacacacctactCCTGTTCCTGGGCCCGGCTCGGTCCGCTGACCCAGTCGTGCGGGTTGCGGGTTTAGAGTCTGAACTTGCATTCTTCAGTCTGTTGCTGATCGATCAGCAGGCGTGACAAAGATATAGTATCATAGTATTAGATACTCTTAACTAGTTAGAAGACAAAATATGTGTGTGCTAAATTCAGAGTCAGAGGAGGACAAATTAAGCCAAACAAAGGTGCAGGCATCGATTGAGACGCGCAGTCGCGCACTGGCACGTCACATACTCGATTATGCATGGATTGCAAGCCTGAACAAGTGGCCATGCTACCAACATCGAAGCAAGGGCAAGAGCCAGGTAGGGGTAACGGCATGCAACGCCAAACAAGAAGCTTGAGCATGCACGCAACTCGCGTACCTGATGCAAATTGCAAAGCCAATGCATATGCCTGTCAAAAGTACACTGTCGCCCgtaggcatgcatgcatgcatatgcacTGCGGCCTAGGGATAGTGGGCAAGTCTAGCTTCTGAATGGACGGACATCCGACAGGCGGAcaaattcactgttttgaccctttttgttAACTTAAGCACGATTTGATTCTATatgtaaaaaaaatcggatctGACCCTTTTCCTATCGTCATTGTCTATGGTGATAGGGTAACACACCCTACCGCCAAGGCTTTTGGCGGTAGGACTTACTTACACCGTCACGCCCGATGTGAAAAGGACCTTACCGTCATGGTCTTTAACGGTAGGGGCATGCATGTAATTATAATAAGTACACGCATGCAATAAAAGATTCATTTTTTGCAAAAAAGGACCCTACCGCCATAGGCTATGGCGGTAGGGTTACACGTCCTACCGTCATCGACTGCGGCGGTAGGGTCCTTTCTGCAAAAAATAAAAGTGACGATGCAGGTAAGTCCTACCGCCAAAGGCCTTGGCGGTAGGGTGTGTTACCCTACTGCCATGGACAATGACGATAGGAAAAGGGTCAGATCCGAAATTTTTTGCAGATAAGGTCAGATCGTGCTAAACTAAcgaaaaagggtcaaaacagtgaatttggCCCCGACAGGCCCGTATAGCTAGGGCTGGTAAACGCCTGCATGGCTGGCTGCATCGGCGCTAGCCGCTACGGATCATGTACTCATGTCCAACTCCAATGCCGTTATCGAACCGATCTTGGCAGAAGCCGGTGTTTAATTTAGTTTAGGTCCCTCCGACGGCTACCGGACAGGGATACCGGGGATTTTTTGTCAAAAAGGACCATTTGCCGAACACAATTGACAGAAAAGACCACCCCTAAAACACATTGACAAAACGGACCAGCTGGGtcgtggcggcaggcgcggcagccGACACGTGGCGCCTGCCGCCACGCCTGGAGGCGGCAGCCCCTGCCGCCACATGCCCAGGCGGCAGGTGGCCTGCCACATGATTCAGCGAACAGGACGGAAAGGAGGCTGTGCAAGTGGGCCCTGCCGCCTTCTATTTGTGGCGGCAACACTGTGCAAGACTGTATACTTCTTTGGACTGCGGCTTCTCCACGCGAGATGCatcgctgcatgcatgcatgcatgcaagaggCAGGAGAGAGTGCAAATAATCAAGGGAGAGAGTACTATTTCTGGGTTGCATGCACGCATCGCATTCGAGAGAATCCCATGCATGTACTATTAGTAACTACGCCTGATTATTATTAGCTACAGTACTGCTGCCACACCACGAGGCGGCAGGGCCATCTGCACAGTGCTCCGTTCCGTCGCGCGTCCACTGCGTTCGCAGAATCCTGTGGCAGGCCACCAGCCGCCGGGGCCTGTGGCGGCAGGGGCTGCCGCCTCCGCGCGTGGCGGCAGGCGCCATGTGTCggctgccgcgcctgccgccacgaCCCAGCTGGTCTGTTTTGGCAATGTGATTCAGGGGTGGTTTTTTGTGTCAATTGCGTTCGATATGTGGTTCTTTTGGACAAAAAATCGGATACCGGGTACCGGCCGTAAAAAGGCCAAATTAGCTCGCATGCATGCAGCGGCGGGCTAGCGGATCGACCTGACGCTTGCCTTGGCGACTAGCTGCAGCGCGTTTTGTGACCAGGTCGCACGGGTTTCGGCATGCTAATTTGTCGCGTTCGTTCGGTGTATCGTAGTCGTAGCCGCATGCATTTGACCAGAAAGATTCAGTAAAAGAACGAAAACAGAGTGTCTTTCTGCTTCGGCGGGAAGAACAGGAAGATGAACTTTTCGCANNNNNNNNNNNNNNNNNNNNNNNNNNNNNNNNNNNNNNNNNNNNNNNNNNNNNNNNNNNNNNNNNNNNNNNNNNNNNNNNNNNNNNNNNNNNNNNNNNNNNNNNNNNNNNNNNNNNNNNNNNNNNNNNNNNNNNNNNNNNNNNNNNNNNNNNNNNNNNNNNNNNNNNNNNNNNNNNNNNNNNNNNNNNNNNNNNNNNNNNNNNNNAGAACAGGAAGATGAACAACATCTTTGGCGATGCACGTTGCACTCTTCTTCGGCTCTTCCCATCAACATCTAGtcgtcagcactaagcagggttgaAATTCTGTCCATGTTTTCCTAGTATCTTATCCTGGATGAAGCAGTCCGCGGCAGTGGTGTCACAGCCGAAATCTCACAGTTTTCACTCTTGAGAGTCACACTATGAGTAAAGATTTGCCTCACTCCAGAAACGCCTGAGGCGCATTGCGATTAATGTGTTACATGTTGAGAtataaaaatgaaaagaaaataagaaagCCGGCAAAACCCATGCTGGGGAAAAGCCAACAGAAAACCAGCCCGAAAAAACATCAAAACAATAATGCAAAAGTTCCCAAAAGACCGGTGAAAAGAAAGACCTACATGGACCAACACAGACTTTGGGCCCAGCCCATTGTGGGCGCGGACGGCTCTTTTTtcatcatttttttttctttttctctttttattttcttttaaaaaaagttcagaatttttgaaaatgttcatgaatgaGAATGTTCACAAATTCGTGCTTCTTTTTATGCTTTTTTGAGAAACAAAATGTTCATAGATTCAAAACCACTCATGATTTTGAAACATGTTCGTGAATTTGAaacaaatgttcatgaattaaaaagagttcatgaatttcaaacaataTCATCAATTAAAAAAATGGTCACATATTgaaaaaatgtttatgaatttcaAAAAGGATTATACATTCAGAAACTGTTCAAagatttaaaaaaatattcatcgATTTATTTTCAGCATGCTAATTTGTCGCGTTTGTTTGGTGTATCGTAGTCGTACCTGCGTGCATTTGACCAAAAAGATTCAATACGTGGGGCGATGGGGCTGAGGGCTAACCAAAACAGAGTATCTTTCTGCTCCAGCCATTTCTTAAATGGCTATTCTATGGTCCGAATATTCATGTTGTCTTCTTTTTTTCTAGATATTGTGTTCCCAAATAAAAGACATCGCGAATATTCGGTCCAGAGAATAGCCATTCTGAATCCGCCATATTGACGGGCCAAATGCAGGAGGTCCAATGTGGCCTAATACAAGTATTGCCACAGCCAGTGTCCTTCAACCATACCATCCTCGATATTTCTAAAAAAAACCTTCCCTAGATTCCGATTTCCCTGTTTGACGTTCATTATGTAAAACATAAAATTATGGGACGGCGCACCTGGCGTTGCTCCATTGGCTAGGATGGTGTCTATCGGCTCCAGCCCATTTTCTTTCACTCGCTTTTTCAGATGCTCCGTTTCTTTTGGTTTTGGACAATTTTCTTTGGGATTTTTAGTTTTATTCCAACTTTTTCCTTGCAGTCTTTAAATTTTCATCAGGTTTTCATTTCCCTTTTGGTATTTCTTTTAtctattcctttttcttttcttttgattttgtatcagttttttctttttctttttgccttaataaaaatcataaatattttcaaacttGACAACATTTTTTATaactcatgaacattttaaaatgcACAAAGTTCTTTAAACTTTTAGTATGTTtaaaaaattatgaactttttgaaaataaaaCAATATTTTTGAAATACAAGAATTCGTTTAAATGCATGACTATGTTTGAAAaataacaaaattttgaaaaatatagAACATTTTCTAAATTTTGTCAACCTTTTAAAAAAATTCTAGATGATTTATTTtactttaaacattttataaaattacTGGACATTTTAAATTTGTGTGAACATCTttcaaaaaatagatttttttgtaAATTCCGAAAAAAGGTTACAATAATCTATTTTTAAAATCTATCAAAAATAAATGGAGCAGTCTTTTTTGGGAAACCGGCTGGAAAACTGAGTAATTTGATACATACGGAAGAAAACCGGTGAGATGGAGGGCCCAGGGAGTGAGGAGCAAACATAGTGTGTCAAATAGGAGGATCTCCTAGATTcttaattctcaaaaaaaaaaaaagcgcCTAGATTCTTCGATCACCACTACTCTTACgccccaaaaaagaaaaagaaaaacactacTCTTCAAAGCCAAACAACCAAAGAGAAAAGTTTATAGCATAAACACTATTTTTGTTGTTTTCCCTAAAAAAACACTCTATTAGGAGAGTACACGACGGACGCACATACCATATACGTGTGCACGTCTTCTGCTACAAGCTTACCTGTGACCAGAGTTAAGCTCAATCTAGGCAGCTAGAGAGATTTTTTTTTGTTGGGTTTTCTTTTATAGCTTACCACATATGCCAGCTGGTAGGCAGCTAGAGAGATGAGATGTCGAAGGGTGAGGCAAAAGTTTGGAATCCTCTAGCTGGTGAGAATTTGTGCCTCTCACTTTGGTTGGTCGCAGAGAGCGCTATCACCACAGAGTTAGAGAGAACATGGTCCACTCTTCAGTTCTACACCCGTTTACTGATACAGACAACATCAGGTTCTCTCCTCTCTATAGCTGACAGGAGATGGCCCTGTTAGTCTTTCCTTTGGATGATGTTCATCATCAAGGAAGGCAACATCAGTGAAACGCAAGTTATAGAGACCGTCCTCGTAGGGCACTGATCCTGTCCACCTGACCGTGCTGTTCCATGATTCTTATAGGGGTAGACACAAAAGAGGCTGTGTACATGCCGATCTTTTCGTATTTATTTTGTTCATCATCATCCTCCACTATAGCAGTATGACAGTTTCAGGAATAGATTCCCGCCAGGCATCAAAGTATCTATTCTTATTTTCGCACAGCAAAAGCTTCCAATATCTTTATATTAACAACAAGAAAATTATATTGTAGTTTTAAGGACACTATAGTATATTCCCAGCACCGAAGTATCCGTACCAATAACATATCATCAGGACAATCGTACAAACAATAGTCAGAATTGGGTCATCACATTCGCTGTCCAGATAGAAATGTTTTCATGTACAGATGAAGGATAAGATTACACTGCTTTCTTCCGCTTGTACTCTTCTCTTTCTCTACGCCTTTAGTCCCAATAAAGAATTAGGCAAAAAGAATGAACGCGAGGCTGTTCAGCTGCATCACCAATTCACTGCCCTGTAAATTTTCCCCCTTCCGGACGAGTCAAAGAGCTACAACCAAATTCAACAGCGGTTCGGGTCTATTTCAACAACTCAAATGTCACTGTACACTGTGGATCCCCGGTCTCTGTTCTCGGAAGAGAAGCCTTCTATAGGTTCAGAGGTTACGGTTGTGTAATAAGAGAGCAAAATTTTGTTACAGCTGTCATGACAACCTCTTGCGTATCGCCACGATCATCTGGTTGGAGATTTCGGTGCCCCGCAGAATGAGGTACAATACGAATGAGGCGTAGGCAAGTACTGCCACGCAGAGAAGCGAGCCGTACAATGGACCTCGTATTTCAGACGAGAAGAAGTCCAACAAGAGATAGCCGTTGATTGTGATCAATAATGCAGCCACTGTCCAGGTTACAGCCTGCATGGAAATGCCCAAACATGGTGAGAACGTCGTCATCTTGAACAATGCAAAATTTAAACAAAGGGGCTAGACAAAATACTATCAGGGTGATCACATTATAAGCTTGTGCAAATGTTGATTTAGTATATATATTTGTCAAATACAAGTCCTAGAAAAACAGATAAACACTGGAGAAAAAATATTGCTCATTTAACTAAACATATGACTTGTGAATTTAGCGACAAAGCTTTTGTTGAAGAATGCACCTATAACTGAATTGTGCAGCAAAATCTAGAATCGTGAACCAAAAAATATCACAGCTAGCCTCTACAATTTTCATAAGGGAACACTGGTTACACTACTGCAATTATTTGCAAACTAATGTGCCAACATTTTTAACCTAGAAACAGACTTGCACATGAATAATATTAAACATAAATCCCTCCAGAGAATATGGTGTGGCTAGGTAAATGCTTTTCACACAGAACATCCGAGCATGCAAAAAAGTAAAGGGTGCACAATCATGAAGGAAAAAACAGGAGAAGGACAAGATCTGGGGTTAAGGACTTACTTGCATTTTACGACCTATTCTGAAAACTCCCATGACTTGCTCCTTGGATACCAAGGTTATCAGAGGAATCAGTGCAAAAGGAATCTGAATTGATTGAAGCACATTGAGCCACTCATTTAGAACATCAAGTGCGTCAGATGAATCGAAGAACAGAGCCACAATTATAGTCGGCACAATTGCGAAGCTTCGGGTGATCAGCGCCCTGAGCCATTTCTTTAACCTCAAATTTAGGAACCCACCCATTATAAACTGTCCAGCATACGTTCCTGTTATTGTGCTACTCTGACCGGCGGCTAATAGCCCAATCCCCCAAATGTAGAGGATAGGTAAAAAGCCGCCACCAAACTTCTCTTGTAGATATTGCCCAGCATTTTCGAGGCCGATACTGCCGGCTTCTTTACTACCATAGAATCCTTTAGCGAAAACAGTTGTGACAAAGAGATTTATCATGAATGATATAGCCAGTGCAACCGTTGACTCTATTGAGTAGTATCTCAATGCTTCACGGACTTGGTACTCCTTTTTTGGGTCTATTTTCCTCGATTGCACAAGCGCTGAATGGAGGAACACGTTGTGGGGCATAATAACACAGCCAACAACCCCAACTGCTTGTCTAATTGTCTTAGAGCTCAATTTTGGAACCAAAATACCTGTTGATAAATTAGGCGTGATCAATGGACAGGAGTGTAGGGGACAAGTTAAATCAACAAAGGCTAATCTATGAGATCCTTACCAATTAACAGGTCCTTCCCATTGGGCTTGGTATCAGTGAACATCCATGCAAAGGACACTGCCATTGTTGCAATCAAAACTGCAAATACAGCTTCCAGTTTCCTCACACCATAGTTCTCAAGAGAAAGGAAAATGAAACTGACAAAAGGTAATAACAAGGTAAGTTGAAGATTCAAACAATATAGCTACATAGCTTTCTTGCCTTAGATTATATAAATAGACATATTAACGGCACATAACTAAACATGTAAAGTACAGTGATGTTAGCCTCATCCAGGCCCAAAGCGAAGGTATACATTCAGATAACAATATCAGTTCTACTATTTATAAACAAATGAATAGTTCTGAATTGTGAGTTTGTGACCATTTGGAAAAAAAGTGTATGTCAGTATCAATACGCAATTCAAGGACCATTCGTAGAATTCTGAATGAGATGCAAATAAGAAGTAATTTCACAGAATACAACTCCTGTCAAAAGCATTAAATTAACATAAAGAATCACAGGAATACTAAGAAGTGGCTAAGAAGCATACTTTTGGATACAAGGTTCCTAACATCTAACTCTTGTGAAATAATGTATGCATATGTCAGCAGCATTAATTCATCATGCAAAAGCCAGTATAGACCTTCGCTTTATAATCAGAGGTCAAGAAAATCATACGGTACACTCATGCCACAATATCTCGGGATGAGAAGAGCACAACACAACGTTTTAGGGAACAAAATCTAACAAGGAGATCACAAATAAAGTTGGCAGGAATCGTCCCCAGTAAGTTAGCCACTATTCAGGAAAACTGATTACTACTTGGTTCGGTGTTTACCCATGCAAGCCATCCCCAACCACCAATGTGATTCTAAGTTTTAAATAAAACCAAGTGCCAATCAATCGCATAACAAACTTCTCTGATCTTTTCACTGCAATGGTTAAGAAAATTACAGTTTCTATAGTTGCTACATAGAAAAAAAACGATTTAGAATTCAAACTTGAAACTTCTAATTAAAATTTTGAGATTCTTGTCTAGGAAGGTAAATTAAATGTCAGCAACCCTCATCTCATAGGGCAGAATGAATTAAAAGTGGGCCAAATGTACATCATCACTTGTCACATCACTGGTAGTACAACCTCAACAAAAAAGATGAAGCATTCCTATAGCTGAGAATTAAAGCAAGCGTGCATAATGATTTACAATCAAATCTGCACCAAACCAACACCTAACCATGCTGGGTCCTCAAACTAATGTGACACTACCATCAGCAGTAACAGTAAGCAAATGACTAACTGAGATCTAACACTAAAACCTCACCCAAATGTCACTAGCAACGACTGGGACAAAAATCACTTTTCCGGTTTCTCATCTTTTGGAAAAATCCCTAATGCTGATTAGACAAAAAAGTAACTTATTTTGGAACTATTCTGTGATTTAGCACCTTGTATACAATCAAATTACTCCAATTGCAAATAAAAAATTCAACAGCCAATGAGAGAAAGTCCAAACTCACCAATCCAAGGCGGTGATGACAACGCCGGC
Above is a window of Triticum dicoccoides isolate Atlit2015 ecotype Zavitan chromosome 5B, WEW_v2.0, whole genome shotgun sequence DNA encoding:
- the LOC119307645 gene encoding metal transporter Nramp6-like, encoding MSAHAVPGAAGDAGAARADDEARALLPASVPGGDHGDSGSSSGGEEEEDLEERAFEASEKVLVSISDDPDADADLEAQLASSSGSPPFSWRKLWLFTGPGFLMSIAFLDPGNLEGDLQAGAAAGDTLLWLLMWATAMGLLVQLLAARLGVATGRHLAELCRDEYPDWARRALWLMAEVAMVGADIQEVIGSAIAIKILSNGYLPLWAGVVITALDCFIFLSLENYGVRKLEAVFAVLIATMAVSFAWMFTDTKPNGKDLLIGILVPKLSSKTIRQAVGVVGCVIMPHNVFLHSALVQSRKIDPKKEYQVREALRYYSIESTVALAISFMINLFVTTVFAKGFYGSKEAGSIGLENAGQYLQEKFGGGFLPILYIWGIGLLAAGQSSTITGTYAGQFIMGGFLNLRLKKWLRALITRSFAIVPTIIVALFFDSSDALDVLNEWLNVLQSIQIPFALIPLITLVSKEQVMGVFRIGRKMQAVTWTVAALLITINGYLLLDFFSSEIRGPLYGSLLCVAVLAYASFVLYLILRGTEISNQMIVAIRKRLS